The genomic region GTATCTTGTAAATATAGGGTTTATCCCCGAAACGGTAGCGGAAAACGGGGGGGGTAAAAGTGGTTCCGCCACAGGGGCGCAGGGCCGGCGTGCCCGAACGGCTGTGGTGAATTCTGGTTGCCGGAGGAAGATGATGACGAGTGAAATGTAAGGAGGTACAGTCTAAAAGGAGGTAATACCAATGCTCAAGCTAGTCAAGTCCAAACAAACCCGTTGGGAAGAACTGGAGGCCAGAAAGCAGTCTTAGAAGGAGGTTTTCCGCATGGCTGTTTTGCTGGGTTATGGCATTGTTTGGCGTGGCTGGAATAGTTGTAACCTTAGTTATGCTGATTGTTAGATCTATCTTTAAACGCGACGGGGGCAAGAAAAGGCTTTGGATAATTGGTGCTGCGTCGTTAGTTCTGTTTATAGTTGGAGTAGTTACGGGGATATGGTCAGTGCCAGATGGATATAATGCAGGACAGCAGGTTGCAGAGGTTAGCGAACCCGTGTCTCTTCAACAAGAACAAGAGCAAAAACCAGAGCAAGAAATCGAGCAACCTTCCACTCCGGAACAATCGGCGGTTACCCCTATAGAAGAGGAACAAGTGTTTCAAAAAGAGGAAAAACCAAAACCATACCAGGAATGGCTTAAAAGCACGGTGGAGGCAGAAATCGGCGCAGAATCAAATTTGAATCTGCCACGGGTTGCGGGGATCGATTTCGAGAATGGCGATGAGTCTAAGCCGGTAATTTCTTTGGTCGCTGACGATAACCTAACGATTAATTTAGTAAGGACTGTAATGCTGTTTGATGCAACTAACGTTTTTAAGGCGATATTTGCTGATGGTAGAGCAAAGGTGGTCACCATCGTTTGGGGTCGGCCGGTTACTGATAAATATGGAAACACAAAAATGAAGGCTGTTATGGGAATAGAAATGTCCAGAGATACGGCAAACAAAATCAACTGGAGTAATTTTCTTCATAGCAATTTGCCTAAAGTGGCGGATGATTTCTATGAAGCGCCGCAGTCTGAATGGTGAGTTGAGTGAGGTCATGAGGGTCAGGTCTTCATTTTTGGTGTTTCCTCGCCTCCGCCACCCGGTTGGTGATGATGCTCACCGTCGAATAGTACAACCCCAATGCATTTGCCACTTCCTTGAGGGTATACCCGTAAACACGAACGGCTTGATAGATCCGTTCATTTCGATCGGACTTGTCCTTGATGCCGGAAAAGAGCTCCTCTAGTTTGGGCCGGGTCACCAGCCTCTCCCTCCGGGGAATCTCCACCGCGGAGGACCTCCCTCGCAATAGCGGTTCCAGCGCCTCCACGAACCGCTCCGTTCCCAGGATCACCCCACCGCGAAGATCGGCCCAGACGTCGATCCCGCGCCCCTCCTTGACAAACTTCCGATATTCCTTCTCCGCCCGAGCACGGTCCTGGTGAAATTGGGACAATACCCAATCCGTGGCGAGAAAGTCCGGGGGTTCTTCTTCCCCGGCTGTTGCTCGGTAGCTGCTCCACCGCCAGGCGCCAGGATGGCGGACGAGCCCTAAGGCAAGTCTACCACCCCCGGCGCCAAAAGTGATGACCATGCATTGCCTTTGGCGCACATCGAGTGTGCCGGTCTTGCCAGTATAATGCATCGCCTTAAGACGCACGGACCGATACAGGAGCTCACCCTCCGCTAGGCCCGGTTGGCTTGGGGGCAAGCCTCGGGTACCATCGCCCGCCGATGGGATCCAAGGTCCACGTCGCGTTCCTGTGGCACATGCACCAACCGTGGTACGCCCTCCCGGGGAGCGGAGAGAACCTCCTCCCCTGGACCCGCCTCCGGGCGACGAAGGACTACACGGACATGGCGGCGTTCATCGGGCGGGGCGAGGTCCCCGTGACGGTGAACTTTACCCCCTGCCTGACGGAGCAGCTGACCCGGTACGCCGCGGGTTCCTTGAGCGATGGCTACTTCCCCGCCACGGCGGGGGAGGGGGCTGTACGCGACCTCCTCTCCGGCGCAATCCCGCTCCCGGTGGCGCGGCGGGGGCTTCCGGTCCCGGATCTCAATCGCCTGCGGGCGGCCGCCGTCACGCCGGAGGGGGAGCGGGCGTTGTGGGGATGGTTCCTCCTCTCGTGGATCGGCCAGACCGTCCTCGATGGGGATCCCTCGCTCCGGGATCTGGCGCAGCGCGGCCGGTTCGCGCACGACGACCTGGAGTATCTGTCCGGCGTCCATCGCCGCCTCGTGGGCGAGGTCCTCCCCCGCTACCGGGCCCTCGCAGCGGAGGGGCTGGTCGAGCTCACGGCGACGCCGTTCTACCATCCGATCCTCCCCCTGCTCCTCGACTCCCAGGTCGCCCACCGGGCGCAGCCGAGCGACCCGATCCCGCCCCTCGCCGCCCCGGACGACGCCCGCGAGCAGGTCCTCCGGGCCCTCGCCCACCACGAGGCCACGTTCGGGGGCCGCCCCCTCGGGATGTGGCCGGCGGAGGGGGCGGTGAGCACGGACGCGGCCGCGGTGTTCGCCCAGGCCGGGGTGCGCTGGATCGCGACCGACGGGGCGATCCTCGCCCGCTCGCTCGGCCGACCTCCCCACCGCGAGGACCTGTACCGCCCGTGGCGCTTCGCGACCGGTAGGGGCGAACTGACGATCCTGTTCCGCGACACGTACCTCTCGAACCTCATCGGGTTCGACTACCACCGCTGGCCGGCGGCCGACGCGGCCGAGGACCTCGTCCGGCGGCTACGGGAGATCGGCCAGACGTGGCGCGGGGATGCACCCCCGCTCGTCCTCATCGCCATGGACGGCGAGAACGCCTGGGACTTCTACGAGCGGAACGGCCAGCCCTTCTTGGAGGCCCTGTACCGCCTCGTTCGCTCCTCCCCCGACCTCGTGCCGACCACGGTGTCGGGGTACCTCGATCCGCGGCCCTCCGTCCCGCGGACCCTGCCCGATCTGTGGCCCGGATCGTGGATCGACGCCGACTTCCGCACGTGGATCGGCCACCCCCAGCAGAACGCGGCCTGGAGCCACCTCGCACGGGCGCTCGATGCGGTCCGGTCCTGCCCGGATCCCGCGGCGCGGGCGCGGGCTCGCGACCACCTCCTCGTCGCGGAGGGAAGCGACTGGTTCTGGTGGTATGGTCCGCACCACACTTCTGCCCACGAACCCGTGTTCGACCGCGTGTTTCGAGGTCACGTCGCCGCTGCCTACGGCGAGATCGGCCTCCCCATCCCACCCGACCTCGGTTGAGCCGGGGATCGCGGCCCCGTGCGGCCGGGGACCACGCCCGGTAAAGTACGGGCGGTGCGAGAACGCAGCCGGGGTTACTCGCACGGGGAGGGCATGGTGAGCGGCGTACTGGCGTTCGTGCTGGCGGGCGGCCGCGGGCAAAGGCTCTATCCCTTGACCCGCGATCGGGCCAAACCGGCGGTCCCCTTTGCTGGCCTGTACCGCATCATCGACTTTACCCTCACCAACTGCCTCCACTCCGGGCTCCGCCACATCCTCGTCCTCACCCAGTACAAGTCCCTGTCCCTGGAGCGGCACATCCAAATCGGGTGGAGCATCTTCAGCCCTGCGCTGGGGGAGTTCCTCATCACCGTCCCTCCCCAACAGCGCGCGGCCGAGCACTGGTACCTCGGAACTGCTGATGCAATCTATCAAAACTGGTACTCGGTCGAGCGGTTCGCCATGGAGCAAGGGGCTCCCGAGGCGATCCTCATCCTCGCCGGGGACCACGTGTACAAGATGGACTACCGGCCCATGGTGCGGTTCCACCAGGAACGGGAGGCCGATCTCACGGTGGGGGTGGTGGCGGTGCCCCTCGCGGAGGCCGCGGGCGAGCTCGGGGTCCTCGTGGTCAATGGCGAGGGCAGCGTGCTCCACTTCCAGGAGAAGCCAGCCCAGCCCGCCCCGTCCCCCACCGATCCGGCGGTGTGCCTGGCCTCGATGGGGATCTATGTGTTCCGACCCGAGGTCCTCGCCCGGCGGCTCGAAGAGGACGCCCAGACCGCGGACTCCTCGCATGACTTCGGCCGGGACGTCATCAACCGCATGGTGGGCGAGGATCGGGTGTTCGCCTTCCCACTCGAGCGTGCGAACAAGAACCCCCTTCCCTACTGGAGGGATGTGGGGACCCTGGATGCGTACTGGGAGGCCCACATGGACCTCGTCGCCATCACCCCCAAGTTCAACCTCTATGACAGGGAATGGCCCATCCACACCTACCACGAGCCTTGGCCCCCCGCCAAGACGGTCCATGATGAGCCGGACCGCACTGGAACCGCAGTGAACTCGCTCCTCTCCCCAGGCTCCATCGTGTCTGGGTCGCACGTGGCGCGGTCGGTCCTCTCGCCGGGGGTCCGCGTGAACAGCTACGCCACCGTTGAGGACTCGGTCCTGTTGGCGGGGGTGGACGTGGGGCGGGGGGCGAGGATCCGCCGCGCGATCGTGGATAAGGGGGTGCGCATCCCCCCCGGGGAGAGGATCGGGTACGATCCCGAAACGGACCGAGCTCGGTTCACCATCACCGAGGCCGGGATCGTCGTCCTCCCCAAGGAAGCTCGCTTCTAGCGGTATCATTACGGGAGGAAGGAGGCCGTCCTATGCCCTACTTGGGAGGAAGAGAACTGGCACAGGTGTACCGTCGCGCTCACGAGGAGCGGTTCGCCCTCATCGCCAACAACTTCGCTGAGCCGAATGTCCTCCTCGGGCTCCTCGCCGCCTACGAGCAAGCGAGAAGCGATCTATTGGTCCAAGTGTCGGTCGGGGCCGCAAAGTTCGCCGGGGGGGGCCGCCCCCTCGCTGGACTGCGGGCCCTCGTCCGCTACGTCCAGGCGGTGGCCGCGGACGCGAAGATCGGGGTGTTCGTGAACCTCGACCACGTCACGCCCGACCAGAGCGACGGGTTCATCCGCCCCGCCCTCGCCGAGGGCCTCTGCTCATCGGTGATGGTGGATGCCTCGGCGCTCCCGTTCGCGGACAACGTGCGCGCGACGCGGGCCGTGGTCGAGCTCGCCCAGCCCTATGGGGTCCTCGTGGAGGGGGAGTTGGGGGTGATCCGGGGCGCGGAGGACGAGATCGTCTCCGACGCCGCGTTCTACACTGACCCAGAACAGGCCCTTCAGTTCGTCGCGGAGACCGAGGTCGATCTCCTCGCGGTCTCGGTGGGGACCGAGCACGGGGTCTCGGCAGGGCGGGAGCTCTCCTTACGCGTGGACCTCGCGCGCGCGATCTCGGACCGGCTACGGGCGGGCCGCCGGCCGCGCCCGCTCGTCCTCCATGGGGCATCGGGGCTGTCCTCTTCTCAGGTCGGGGCCCTCGTCGCGGCGGGCGTGTGCAAGGTGAACAAGGACACCACCTACCAGTACGTGTACGCCCGCACCGCGGCGGAGTTCTTCGCCGACCACCGCGCAGAGATCCTCCCCCCTAGAGGGGTGGCGTTCGATCCGATCACGTTTGATGCCGGGGGAAGCCCGTGGCGCCCCAACAAGAAGCTGTTCGACCCCCGGGTGGTGGGGAAGGAGATCCAGGAGGCGATCTGCTCCGTCGCGACGGACATGATCGCCCAGGTCGGTTCAGGAGGGAGGTCTCTCTATGCCTAGCGTGAAGAGGATCGGGGTCCTCACGGGGGGCGGTGACTCCCCGGGGATCAATGCGGCGATCCGGGCCATCGTGCGGCGCGCCGAGCCGGCAGGCCTCGCGGTGGTCGGGTTCCGCGACGGCTGGCGGGGAGCGGTGGAGGACGACCTCGTGCCGCTCGGCCGGAGCGAGGTCGCGGGGATCCTGCACATCGGAGGCACGATCCTCGGCACCTCGCGCACGAACCCGTACGAGAAGGATCCAGCGACCGGAACATGGACGCCCACCCCAAAAGTGGACCGGATCCTGGACACCCTGAACCGGCGGCGGGTGGATGCGGTGCTCGCCATCGGGGGGGATGACACCCTCGGCGTGGCCCACCGACTGGCGAGCCACGGCGTGCGGGCGGTGGGGATCCCCCAGACGATCGACAACGACATCGGCGGCACGGACTACGCGATCGGGTTCCACTCGGCACTCGCCGTGGTCACGGAGGCCCTCGACCGGCTGCACACCACGGCCCATGCCCATCACCGGGTGCTGATCGTGGAGGTCATGGGGCGCGACGCGGGGTGGATCGCGGTCCTCGGCGGGCTGGCCGGCGGGGCAGACGTGATCCTCGCCCCCGAGGAACCGTTCTCGGTCCCCCAGGTGGAGGAAGCGCTCCAGTGGCGGCTCGACGCCGGGCGGCGGTTCTCGATCATCGTCGTCGCCGAGGGCGCTCGGCCGCTCGAGCTCGGGAGCCGCCCGGTGGCCGAGGAGGCCAGAACGGACGCGTTCGGCCACGCCCAACTGGGCGGCGTAGGGTATTGGCTCGCGGCGGAACTGGAGAAGACGGGCCTCCCGTTGACCCCGCGGGTGACCGTCCTCTCCTACCTGCAGCGGGGCGGCGGCGCCACCCCGTTCGATCGCCTCCTCGCGACCCGGTTGGGGGTCGCCGCGGTGGAGCTCGCCTGCGCCGGGCAGTACGATGCGATGGTCGGCTTCCATGGCACGGACGTGGGGCCGGTCCCCCTGGCCGCGGCCCTCGCCGGGTGCCCGAAGCCGGTGCCGAGGGAGTACCTTGAACTGGCCCGAAACATCGGAGTGAGGTGAGCGAGATGGTGCGGAAGTCGTTCGTCGCGTTGCTGCTCGTGGGCGTGCTCGCCATTGGCGCCGCCCCCGGCGATACCCTGTTCTCCCCGCTCGGGCAGGTCTACCAGCTCATCCACGATTACTACTACCGAGCCGATAAGATCTCCGACTCGACCCTCCTCCATGGGGCGATCAGGGGGGTGGTGGAGTCCTTGGGCGACCCGTACTCCACCTTCTTCACCCCCGAGGAGTACCAGAGCTGGGAGGAGTCCCTGTCCGGGGAGTACTCCGGGGTGGGGATCGAGATCACCCTCCGCGACGGCCGCATCACGGTGGTGGCACCGTTCCCGGGGACCCCGGCCGAAGCGGGGGGGATCCGCCCCGGGGATTGGATCCAGGCCGTGGACGGGGAACTGACCGAGGGTTGGACCCTGGAGAAGGCGTCGTCGCACATCCGCGGCCCGGAGGGGACGGTGGTCGTCCTCACGGTCCAGCACGACGACGGCACCGTCGAGGAGATCCCCCTCGTCCGGCAGAAGATCCAGATCGAGTCCGTGTGCTCCGAGTACCGGGCGGAGGAGAAGGTCGGCTACGTCCAGATCTTGAGGTTCGACTTCGATACCCCGGGGCTCCTCGGGAGGGCGCTGTTCTCGTTCCCGCTCCAAGACCTAGCCGGCATCGTGATCGACCTCCGCAACAACCCGGGAGGGATCCTATCCGCAGCGGTGGAGTCGGCGAGCTACTTCGTGGACCGCGGGCCCATCGTTCGCGTCCAGGGCCCATCGTTCGGGGAGCGCACCTACAGCTCGCGTGGAAACAGCGTCCCCAACATCCCCGTGGCGATCATGGTCAACGAGGGGACCGCGTCCGCAGCGGAGATCATGGCCGGAGCGATCCAAGATCACAGCATGGGCATCCTCGTCGGCCGACCCACGTTCGGCAAAGGGCTCGTCCAGGAGATCGTGATGCGCCTCCCCGACGGGGGAGCGATCAAGCTCACCACCGGTGAGTACTTCACCCCACTCGGACGGACCGTCCACGATGTCGGCCTGACCCCGGAGATCCTCGTCGAACGGACCGAGGGAGAGGAAGGGGATCCCGAGCTCGAGGCCGCTCTCGCCTGGATCCGAGACGGGGCCCCCATCCCGGTGGGAGCGGGACGATGAAAGAGCAGGTCTGGAAGAGGATCGATGAGCTTGGGCCTCAGCTATGGGACCTCGCCCTGCGCATCCACGACCACCCTGAGCTCGGGTTCGAGGAACACCAGGCCGCGGCGTGGCTGGCGGAGGCCCTGGAGGGGGGCGGGTTCCGCGTTGAACGGGGAGCGGGCGGGATCCCGACCGCGTTCCGCGCCGTCCACCCCGCCGCAAAGCCAGGGCCGCGGGTGGCGCTCCTCGCGGAGTACGACGCCCTGCCTGAGCTCGGGCACGCCTGCGGCCACAACCTGATCGCCGCGATCGCGGTGGGGGCCGCGCTCGGCCTCGCCCCAGTCAAGAAGGACCTCCCAGGAGCGCTCCTCGTCCTCGGCACCCCCGCCGAGGAGGGAGGCGGCGGCAAGATCAAGCTCATCGAGGCCGGCCTGTTCCGGGACCTGGACGCAGCGATGATGGTCCACCCCTCAGACCAGACCGTCGTGGACCGGGGCTCGCTCGCCATCACCGAGGTTGGGATCGAGTTCCATGGGGTGGCCGCCCACGCCTCGTCCGAGCCGGACAAGGGGGTCAATGCCCTCGATGCGGTGATCCAGACGTTCGTCGGCCTAAACGCCCTCCGCCAGCACATCCGCGACGGGGCGCGCATCCACGGGATCATCACCCACGGGGGCCTCAAGCCGAACATCGTCCCGGAGCACGCCGCGGCCCGGTTCTACGTCCGCGCATCCGACAATGGGTACCGGGACGAGCTGGTGGAGAAGCTGCGGCGGTGCGCAGAGGGGGCAGCTCTGGCCACGGGGGCTCGGCTCGAGTTCCGCCTCGTGGGCCATGCCTACAAGGCGATCCGCCCCAACCGCGCCCTCGCTCACGCGTTCGCCGAGCACCTCGCCCCCCTCGGGTTCCCCGTGGAGGAGCCCACGGGAGGCGTGGGGTCCACGGACATGGGGGACGTGTCGTGGGAGGTCCCCGCGATCCACCCCTACATCCGCATTGCGGAGGGCACCGTGCCCGGGCACTCCCGCGCGTTCTGTGAGGCAGCCCGAGCGGAGCCGGCGCGAGCGGCGATGATCGCTGCCGCCAAGGCCCTCGCCGCGGTGTGCCTCGACCTATGGACGAACCCCGCCCTGATGGCGGACGTGGCGCGCGAGTTCAGCGAGGGTCAGGGGACGGGATCGTAGCCGCCGGGGTGCCACGGCCCGCAGCGGACGAGCCGCCGCAGGGCGAGCCATCCTCCGCGGAGGGGGCCGTACCGGAGGATGGCCTCCCGGGCGTACTCCGAGCACGAGGGGACGAACCGGCAGCGGCGGGGGAGGAAGGGGGACACGGCCCGCTGGTAGACGACGAGCGGGAGGATGAGCACCCGCCTCACCACAGGTGCGCGGTGGCGGTGATGACGATGCTCTGCTTCCACGCCGGGGCCTCCGCCAGCTTCACGAATTCCATCTGCAAGGTCATGCCCACCCAGCGCTGGCTGATCTCGAGCTGGAACGAGGCCGACTGCCGGCCGGCGGGGAGCTGGCCGAGCGGCTTGTCCTGGAACAGGCTGTAGCGGGTGGAGAAGCTGATCGCGCTGTCGAGCTGGACATCGAACGTCACGTCCAGGGCGAGGGTGTACTGCTCGGTGATCCAGTACGGGCCTGAGACCCGGGCCCTGAAGAGGAGCTGGGAGTTCGGTTCGGGGGCAAGGGCGGCGTCGAGGGCCAGGGAGAGGAGGAAGTCACGGGTCGCCCCGTTGGGATCCAGGAGCTCGTGGGCGAAGCCCGCCTGCACCGTCCACCCGCAGTACCTCTCCCGGCCCGTGGCCGCGAGGGCCTCCTCGATCAGGAGGACCGTGGTCGGATCGAGCTCCCGCCCGGCCTCCGCCTCGATGAGCGACACCACCGCGGCCACCCGCTCCGCCACCACCTCCCCCTCCACCCGCTGCCCGATGGACTTGGCCACGGCGAGGAGGTTCGCATCGGTCAGGGGCACCGGCAGGATGCCCCGCGTCAGCAGCTGTCCCTCGATCTGGAGCGCCTTGGCGAGCGGGGTCACGTCGTAGAACCGGCCGTACCCCAGTCCAGCCTGGGCCTCCACCCGCGGTTGGGGGAAGGCGGTATCCAGGGTCGCCGCGAAGCCCCCGAAGGTGAACAGGGGGAGAGGGCTCTCCAGGTACTGCCGCACCGCACCGCTTGCGCCAACCTCCGCCTGCGTCAGGCTCAGCTCCGCGAACCCCACCTGGCCACTCCCCGCGAGGGTGAACCCCTCCGTCATGCTGTCGTACTGCCGTCGGGCATCGAACGATAGCCAGCCCGAGCTGAGGTCCACGCTGGGGGTGGTGGGGTCATCCGTGTGTTGGTAGAAGAACGACACCTTCCCCTGGAGGAACTCCGTGGTTGGGGTCCGGTATTCGCAGAGTCCAACCCCGAACCCGGTCACGGCGACCCCGATCGCTGCCGCAATCCCCCCTAGCCGCTTCATCATTCCCCCTCCCCGCGCCACGACCGCAGTATACCCTAGCTCGGCCGGCGGTCCCCGCCGGGGAATCCGAGGGTGAGACGCTCCGGCCCATGGCGGGAGAGGACCTCGCGCAGGGCGTCCGTGAGCGCCGAGGGAGCGAACAGGTGCTCAGGGCGAAACGTCGCCGGGACAAGCCCGGCCAGCCCGACCCCGAGGAGGCGGACCCCGCTCTCGGCGTGGAGCCCACCCCGGTCGAGGAGCGCCACCGCCTCGTCGGCGATGAGCACGGGGTGATCCGTCGGCTCCGGGAGTTGGACTTGCCGGGTGCGGGTGGTGAAGTCCGCCCACCGGATCTTGACCCGCACCGTGGTCGCGAGCAGCCGCTCCTCGACCAACCGGGCCGCCAGGGCGACCGCGAGCTGCCGCACCTCACCCGCGATGACCTCCTCCTGGAACAGGTCCTCGGGGTAGGTCACCTCCTGGGAGATGGACTTCGCCTCCCGCGCCGGGACGACCGGAGAGTCGTCCAGGCCGCGGGCCAGCCGCCACAGGTGGGCACCGCCCCGCGGTCCAAACCAGGAGCAAAGGAGGCTCGCATCGACGTCGCGCAGGTCACCCCCAGTGTGGACCCCCCGCTCGGCGAGGACCTTCGCGGTGTGCGGGCCGATCCCCCACAACCGGCCGACGGGCAGGGGAGAGAGGAAGCCCTCCACGTCCTGTTCGTGAACGACATGGATCCCACCTGGCTTGGCTGCCTCCGACGCCAGCTTAGCGAGGAGCTTGTTCCCGGCGAGGCCCACCGAACACGCCAGGCCGGTCTCGGCCCGGATCCGCCGGTGGAGGCCGTGGGCCGTCTCCTCCGCCGGCCCGTGCAGGCGCTCCGTCCCCGTGAGGTCCACGAACGCCTCGTCAAGGGACAGAGGCTCGACCAGGGGGCTGTACGAGGCGAGGATCGCCCACACCTGCCCAGCCACCTGCTCGTACCGCGCGAAGCGGGGCGGCACGAACGCGGCATGGGGACACAGCATACGCGCTTTGGCGATCGGCATCGCGGAGTGCACCCCAAATGCCCGCGCCTCGTACGATGCCGTGGCGACCACGCCCCGCGGTCCCAGGCCGCCCACGACCACCGGCTGGCCGCGCAGCATAGGGTGGTCGAGCTGCTCCACGGCAGCGAAGAACGCGTCCATGTCCATGTGGAGGATCCACCGCGCCATGGGCCAATCGTAGCCGGTTTCGGGGCCCGAGGCGGAGGGCGCACCGTTGCCCCGCCGCGAGGACACCGCTAGAATCTAGCGCACACACCACGTCCCCATGGTCATCCCAGAGCACGGGTGAACGAGGAGGCAAACATGGAGATCCTCAAGGTCGCAGCTACGTCCAATCCCAACGCGGTCGCGGGGGCCATCGCCGGGGCACTGGAATCGGCGGGGCTCGTCGAGGCGCACGCCATCGGGGCGGGGGCCGTGAACCAGGCCATCAAGGCGATCGCCATTGCCCGTCGGCTCGTGGAGCGGGAGGGCGAGCCGGAGATCAAGGTCGTCCCCGGGTTCATCGACGTCGAGATCGGCGGCGAGGTCAAGACGGGCATGCGGTTCGTGATCGAGCGGTAATGCGGCTCGAAGCCTTGGTGCGGGCCGCAGTGGTGGAGGCGCTCGCGGCGGGGGGGAAGCCGGTCCCCGCGGAGGTCCCCATCGAGCGGACGACGCGGCCGGAGCACGGGGACCTGTCGACGCGGGTCGCGTTCCTCCTCGCCCGGGAGCTCGGGGCACCGCCGGCTACGATCGCAGCCGAGCTCGCCGCCCGACTCGCCGCAGATCCGTCCTTCCTCAAGGTCCAACCGGCGAACGGGTTCGTCAACTTCACCCTTCACCCCACGACCCTCCACTCTGTCCTGCGGCAGATCCTCTCCTCCGGCGACCGCTACGGGCGGGGGGAGGAGGGGGAAGGGAAGACGGTGCAGGTCGAGTTCGTGTCCTCGAACCCCACCGGCCCCCTCACCATCGGCCACCTCCGCCAGGCCGCACTGGGGGATGTGGTGGCCGAGCTCTACGCTCAGCTCGGCTGGCGGGCAGTCCGCGAGTACTACCTGAACGATGAGGGGAGACAAATGGATCTCCTCGCCCAGTCCCTGTGGGCCCGCTACCGCCAAGCGTTGGGCGACGACCAGCCGATCCCGGAGGGGGGGTATCAGGGGGCGTACCTCGCCGAGATCGGAGCGGAGCTCGCCCAGGCATGGGGCAACGCCCACCCCAGATGGGATGAGGCGGCGCGCGCCGTGTTCCGGAGCGAAGCCGTGGCCCGGATGATGGCGATGATCCACGAGGACCTCGACGCGATCGGGGTCCGGTTCGACGTGTGGACGAAGGAGGGCGACCTCCACCGGCGGGGCCTCGTCCAGGAGGCGCTCGCTCGGCTCAAGCAGCGGGGGGCGGTGTACGAGAAGGACGGGGCGCTCTGGCTCGCCAGCACCCGCCATGGGCTGGACCGCGACCCCGTGCTCCTCCGCTCCGACGGGACCCCGACCTACACGCTGGTGGACATCGCCTACCACCTGGACAAGGCCCGTCGCGGGTTCGACCTCGTCATCAACGTTCAAGGGGCCGACCATGTGGACGAGCAGCGCCAGGTCCTGCTCGCCCTGAAACTCCTCGGGCTCCCCGACGGGTTCGTTCGCTACTGCCTCCACCAGTTCGTGACCCTCAAGGGGGAGGAGGGGATTCAGCGCATGTCCACCCGCGCCGGGCGGTTCCTGCGCCTGAAGGACCTCGTGGCCGACGTCGGGCGGGACGTAGCCCGCTACTTCATGGTCATGCGCAAGCCCGGAAGCCACCTCGTGTTCGACTACGCCCTCGCGCGGGACACGAGCCTGGAGAACCCAGTTTACTACGTGCAGTACGGCTATACCCGCATCGCGTCCCTATTCCGGGAAGCCGAGCGAGCGGGCGAGAGGCCGCCCGATCTCCGCACCGTGGACCTGTCCCCCCTCACCGACGACCGCGAGCTCGCCTTGATCAGGGAGCTCGACCGCTTCCCGGACGTGGTGGAGGTCGCGGCCCACGAGTTCGCTCCCCACCTCTTGTGCGAGTACCTGGAGGGGCTGAGCGGGCTCCTCCACCCCTACTACGCCCACGTGAGGATCCTCGGGCAGGGCCCGGCCACCCCTGCCCGGCTCGCCCTCCTTGGCGGGATCCAGCTCGTCCTCGGGCGCGGCCTGGGGATTCTCGGCGTCTCCGCCCCGGAAGCGATGTAGGCGACCGATGACCGAGAACCGGCCGGCGGATGACGGCTCCCGCACGATCTGGGACCGCCTGCGACGGGGATTGGCCCGCACCCGTGAT from Candidatus Bipolaricaulis anaerobius harbors:
- a CDS encoding class II fructose-bisphosphate aldolase, translating into MPYLGGRELAQVYRRAHEERFALIANNFAEPNVLLGLLAAYEQARSDLLVQVSVGAAKFAGGGRPLAGLRALVRYVQAVAADAKIGVFVNLDHVTPDQSDGFIRPALAEGLCSSVMVDASALPFADNVRATRAVVELAQPYGVLVEGELGVIRGAEDEIVSDAAFYTDPEQALQFVAETEVDLLAVSVGTEHGVSAGRELSLRVDLARAISDRLRAGRRPRPLVLHGASGLSSSQVGALVAAGVCKVNKDTTYQYVYARTAAEFFADHRAEILPPRGVAFDPITFDAGGSPWRPNKKLFDPRVVGKEIQEAICSVATDMIAQVGSGGRSLYA
- a CDS encoding 6-phosphofructokinase, which encodes MPSVKRIGVLTGGGDSPGINAAIRAIVRRAEPAGLAVVGFRDGWRGAVEDDLVPLGRSEVAGILHIGGTILGTSRTNPYEKDPATGTWTPTPKVDRILDTLNRRRVDAVLAIGGDDTLGVAHRLASHGVRAVGIPQTIDNDIGGTDYAIGFHSALAVVTEALDRLHTTAHAHHRVLIVEVMGRDAGWIAVLGGLAGGADVILAPEEPFSVPQVEEALQWRLDAGRRFSIIVVAEGARPLELGSRPVAEEARTDAFGHAQLGGVGYWLAAELEKTGLPLTPRVTVLSYLQRGGGATPFDRLLATRLGVAAVELACAGQYDAMVGFHGTDVGPVPLAAALAGCPKPVPREYLELARNIGVR
- a CDS encoding glycoside hydrolase family 57 protein; protein product: MGSKVHVAFLWHMHQPWYALPGSGENLLPWTRLRATKDYTDMAAFIGRGEVPVTVNFTPCLTEQLTRYAAGSLSDGYFPATAGEGAVRDLLSGAIPLPVARRGLPVPDLNRLRAAAVTPEGERALWGWFLLSWIGQTVLDGDPSLRDLAQRGRFAHDDLEYLSGVHRRLVGEVLPRYRALAAEGLVELTATPFYHPILPLLLDSQVAHRAQPSDPIPPLAAPDDAREQVLRALAHHEATFGGRPLGMWPAEGAVSTDAAAVFAQAGVRWIATDGAILARSLGRPPHREDLYRPWRFATGRGELTILFRDTYLSNLIGFDYHRWPAADAAEDLVRRLREIGQTWRGDAPPLVLIAMDGENAWDFYERNGQPFLEALYRLVRSSPDLVPTTVSGYLDPRPSVPRTLPDLWPGSWIDADFRTWIGHPQQNAAWSHLARALDAVRSCPDPAARARARDHLLVAEGSDWFWWYGPHHTSAHEPVFDRVFRGHVAAAYGEIGLPIPPDLG
- a CDS encoding S41 family peptidase, with translation MVRKSFVALLLVGVLAIGAAPGDTLFSPLGQVYQLIHDYYYRADKISDSTLLHGAIRGVVESLGDPYSTFFTPEEYQSWEESLSGEYSGVGIEITLRDGRITVVAPFPGTPAEAGGIRPGDWIQAVDGELTEGWTLEKASSHIRGPEGTVVVLTVQHDDGTVEEIPLVRQKIQIESVCSEYRAEEKVGYVQILRFDFDTPGLLGRALFSFPLQDLAGIVIDLRNNPGGILSAAVESASYFVDRGPIVRVQGPSFGERTYSSRGNSVPNIPVAIMVNEGTASAAEIMAGAIQDHSMGILVGRPTFGKGLVQEIVMRLPDGGAIKLTTGEYFTPLGRTVHDVGLTPEILVERTEGEEGDPELEAALAWIRDGAPIPVGAGR
- the glgC gene encoding glucose-1-phosphate adenylyltransferase is translated as MVSGVLAFVLAGGRGQRLYPLTRDRAKPAVPFAGLYRIIDFTLTNCLHSGLRHILVLTQYKSLSLERHIQIGWSIFSPALGEFLITVPPQQRAAEHWYLGTADAIYQNWYSVERFAMEQGAPEAILILAGDHVYKMDYRPMVRFHQEREADLTVGVVAVPLAEAAGELGVLVVNGEGSVLHFQEKPAQPAPSPTDPAVCLASMGIYVFRPEVLARRLEEDAQTADSSHDFGRDVINRMVGEDRVFAFPLERANKNPLPYWRDVGTLDAYWEAHMDLVAITPKFNLYDREWPIHTYHEPWPPAKTVHDEPDRTGTAVNSLLSPGSIVSGSHVARSVLSPGVRVNSYATVEDSVLLAGVDVGRGARIRRAIVDKGVRIPPGERIGYDPETDRARFTITEAGIVVLPKEARF